A window of Apium graveolens cultivar Ventura chromosome 8, ASM990537v1, whole genome shotgun sequence contains these coding sequences:
- the LOC141676865 gene encoding E3 ubiquitin-protein ligase RHF1A: protein MSDSISKPEKSFPIIPSGVHIPGDDVCSICLEPFNITHDPPTVTNCKHEYHLQCILEWSQRSKECPICWQILALKDPASQELLDAVENEKILQSRIEARHINEHEDSPYVDASEFDEHIIRNFAAAASRLRHVNRRRRQRSAGIGPSQVHLSSPEDFQYFGSEPSQGNSEVYVPSAFFIDPTPPNMSPSAGNGVSHTIGTRDTTVKPRQQPPGSPPNPNLSESVSFPESIKSKISAASARYKDSFSKGTRGIKEKLLARNSSVKELSREVHREMSAGIAGVARMIERLDFASKRTGASVPSSIDDGEITNLTCKGKDVDQSHRETTRETMDDSSSDSIKVRPEVSYQLKN from the exons ATGTCTGATTCTATTTCTAAGCCGGAAAAATCTTTTCCGATCATTCCCTCCGGCGTTCACATTCCCGGTGATGACGTCTGCAGTATCTGCCTCGAGCCTTTCAATATTACTCATGATCCTCCCACT GTGACAAACTGCAAGCATGAGTATCATCTCCAGTGCATTCTTGAATG GTCGCAAAGAAGTAAGGAATGCCCAATTTGCTGGCAGATTCTTGCCTTGAAGGATCCAGCAAG CCAAGAACTTTTAGATGCAGTGGAAAACGAGAAGATCCTGCAGTCAAGAATAGAGGCTCGTCATATTAATGAGCACGAG GATTCTCCTTATGTGGATGCTTCTGAATTTGATGAGCATATTATAAGAAATTTTGCTGCTGCAGCAAGTAGACTTCGTCATGTTAACAGAAGACGGAGACAGAGATCTGCTGGAATTGGTCCATCACAAGTTCATCTCTCGTCACCAGAAGATTTTCAATATTTTGGCAGTGAGCCATCACAAGGTAATTCAGAAGTATATGTCCCGTCAGCGTTTTTTATAGATCCAACCCCACCAAACATGTCCCCATCTGCTGGGAATGGTGTTTCTCATACTATTGGCACCAGAGATACTACAGTTAAGCCCAG ACAGCAACCACCTGGTAGTCCTCCAAATCCAAACTTATCAGAGTCAGTCAGTTTTCCGGAGTCTATTAAATCTAAAATTTCTGCTGCCTCTGCCAG GTATAAGGACTCATTTTCAAAAGGCACACGGGGTATCAAGGAAAAATTGCTTGCTCGCAATAGTTCAGTTAAGGAACTGAGCAGAGAAGTTCATCGTGAGATGAGTGCAGGTATAGCTGGTGTTGCAAGGATGATCGAGCGCCTAGATTTTGCCTCAAAAAGAACGGGAGCTTCTGTTCCTTCATCAATTGATGATGGGGAAATCACAAACTTGACATGtaaaggaaaagatgtagatCAATCTCATCGTGAAACCACTAGAGAGACTATGGATGACAGTAGTTCAGATTCAATAAAAGTCCGCCCTGAAGTTTCATATCAG